In Vibrio sp. FE10, the following are encoded in one genomic region:
- a CDS encoding aspartate:alanine antiporter, with protein sequence MNIDVVFLLEQNPILLIFVVLSIGLAIGKIRFGSLQLGNSIGVLITSLIMGHLGFSFNADALTIGFMLFIYCVGIEAGPNFFGIFFRDGKHYLILSLVVLSTAIALTYFSSHYLGLGFGLSAGMMAGALTATPILVGAQDALNSGLAELPRNMDIGLIIENLSVGYAMAYLVGLISMIMFARLIPKLQKVNLHDSAEQIAQERGLGASGQRKVYLPIIRAYRVGQELISWTDGKNLRELGIYRQTGCYIERIRRNGILAHPDGDAILQEGDEIALVGFPDSHARLDPSFRNGKEVFDRNLLDLRIVEEEIVVKSDSIAGKRLSDLNLSEYGCFLNRVVRAQIEMPMDLNIVLSKGDVLQVSGEKSRVHGLAEKIGFISIHSQMADLMAFCSFFILGILFGLITMTFGQVSFGLGNAVGLLLSGIMLGFLRANHPTFGYVPQGALNMVKDLGLMFFMVGIGLSAGGKMFEHLTQVGPQVIGIALVVSVLPVFFAYLVGAYVLKMNRALLFGAIIGARTCAPAMDIVNDHARSTIPALGYAGTYAIANILMTLAGTFIIIIS encoded by the coding sequence GTGAATATCGACGTTGTTTTTCTGTTAGAACAAAACCCCATTCTCCTCATCTTTGTTGTTTTATCGATTGGATTAGCCATTGGTAAAATTCGTTTCGGTAGCCTCCAACTTGGCAATTCAATCGGCGTTCTGATTACTTCCCTTATCATGGGACATCTTGGTTTTTCGTTTAACGCTGATGCGCTTACGATTGGCTTCATGCTTTTCATCTACTGTGTTGGTATTGAAGCTGGACCCAACTTCTTCGGTATCTTCTTCAGAGACGGTAAGCATTATCTCATTCTGAGCCTTGTGGTGCTCTCTACCGCAATTGCTTTAACGTATTTCAGCAGTCATTACCTCGGGCTGGGCTTTGGTTTATCCGCAGGCATGATGGCGGGCGCCTTAACAGCAACGCCGATATTAGTAGGTGCTCAAGATGCGCTGAATTCTGGGCTTGCAGAATTACCAAGAAACATGGATATAGGCCTGATCATCGAAAACCTATCAGTGGGTTATGCGATGGCTTACTTAGTTGGCTTAATCAGCATGATTATGTTTGCTCGCCTTATTCCAAAGCTTCAGAAAGTTAACCTGCACGATTCAGCGGAGCAAATCGCCCAAGAGCGTGGCTTAGGTGCTTCTGGGCAACGTAAGGTTTACCTTCCAATCATACGAGCTTACCGCGTAGGTCAAGAGCTTATCTCTTGGACGGATGGTAAGAACCTGCGTGAACTGGGTATTTATCGCCAAACGGGCTGTTACATCGAGCGTATTCGCCGTAATGGTATTCTTGCCCACCCTGATGGTGATGCGATCCTGCAAGAAGGTGATGAAATCGCATTGGTTGGTTTCCCTGATAGCCACGCGCGTCTTGACCCGAGCTTCCGTAACGGTAAAGAGGTTTTCGACCGTAATCTTCTCGATCTACGTATCGTTGAAGAAGAAATCGTCGTTAAAAGTGACAGCATCGCAGGTAAGCGCCTGTCAGACTTAAACCTGTCTGAATATGGTTGTTTCCTTAACCGCGTAGTACGAGCTCAGATTGAAATGCCGATGGACTTAAACATCGTGCTTTCTAAAGGTGATGTACTGCAGGTCAGTGGTGAAAAGAGTCGCGTTCACGGTCTAGCTGAGAAAATTGGTTTCATCTCGATCCACAGCCAAATGGCGGATTTGATGGCCTTCTGTAGCTTCTTCATTCTGGGCATTTTGTTTGGTTTGATCACCATGACATTCGGTCAGGTTTCATTTGGCTTAGGTAATGCGGTTGGCCTACTTCTATCGGGCATCATGCTTGGCTTCTTACGAGCGAACCACCCTACTTTCGGTTACGTGCCTCAAGGGGCATTGAACATGGTCAAAGACTTGGGTTTGATGTTCTTCATGGTCGGTATAGGCTTAAGTGCCGGCGGTAAGATGTTTGAACACTTAACGCAAGTAGGCCCCCAGGTCATCGGTATAGCCCTAGTCGTGAGTGTTCTGCCAGTATTCTTTGCTTACTTAGTTGGCGCTTACGTGTTGAAGATGAACCGCGCTCTTTTATTTGGTGCGATCATTGGCGCACGAACCTGTGCTCCGGCGATGGACATCGTAAATGACCACGCTCGCTCAACCATTCCAGCACTGGGTTACGCCGGTACATACGCGATAGCCAATATATTGATGACCTTAGCAGGTACTTTCATCATCATCATTAGCTAG
- the panP gene encoding pyridoxal-dependent aspartate 1-decarboxylase PanP has product MVTEQKTADVSFDSLLRIFTVPEGPDSTLTQIEDKLSRNLNQFLREHIVAEEKPLREIEKDFSNAHIPEQPEFVSEHTEHLLDSLVSHSVHTSSPSFIGHMTSALPYFLMPLSKIMIALNQNLVKIETSKAFTPLERQVLGMLHRLIYQDSDQFYSRWMHSANHSLGAFCSGGTIANITALWVARNNALKAQGSFKGVEKEGLFKAMKHYDYEGLAILVSERGHYSLKKAADVLGIGQEGLVSVKTDNNNRICTDDLRLKIEQLKQNKIKPFAVIGVAGTTETGNIDPLREIAEVCAESDCHFHVDAAWGGATLMSNNHRHLLDGIELADSVTIDAHKQLYIPMGAGMVLFKKPDAMTAIEHHAQYILRKGSKDLGSHTLEGSRSGMAMLVYASMHIISRPGYELLIDQSINKARYFADLIKEQSDFELVSEPELCLLTYRYLPESVKAALLKAGAQQRVELNELLNELTKFIQKKQRETGKSFVSRTRLNPEAWSHQPIIVFRVVLANPLTGNEILTSVLEEQRAISKLAPNLMGKINKLVTQINA; this is encoded by the coding sequence ATGGTTACGGAACAAAAAACAGCAGATGTTAGCTTCGACAGTCTTCTACGTATCTTTACAGTACCTGAAGGCCCAGATTCAACACTCACTCAAATCGAAGACAAACTTTCACGAAACCTGAATCAATTCTTACGTGAACACATTGTGGCTGAAGAAAAGCCATTGCGTGAGATTGAGAAAGATTTTTCGAATGCTCATATCCCTGAGCAGCCTGAGTTTGTTTCAGAACATACCGAGCATCTCCTCGATTCTCTCGTATCTCATTCTGTACATACGTCGTCGCCAAGTTTTATTGGCCACATGACGTCTGCACTACCCTATTTCCTGATGCCGCTGTCTAAAATCATGATTGCGTTGAATCAGAATCTAGTAAAAATCGAAACGTCAAAAGCTTTCACTCCTCTTGAACGCCAAGTTTTGGGGATGTTGCACCGTTTGATCTATCAAGACAGCGACCAGTTTTATTCTCGTTGGATGCACAGCGCCAACCACTCTTTAGGTGCGTTTTGTTCTGGCGGTACCATCGCGAACATTACTGCGCTTTGGGTTGCTCGTAATAATGCATTGAAAGCGCAAGGCTCGTTCAAAGGTGTAGAGAAAGAAGGCTTGTTCAAAGCCATGAAGCACTACGACTACGAAGGTCTCGCTATCTTGGTTTCTGAACGCGGTCACTACTCTTTGAAAAAAGCAGCCGATGTACTCGGTATTGGCCAAGAAGGCCTTGTTTCAGTAAAAACGGATAACAATAACCGTATTTGCACTGACGACCTGAGACTCAAGATCGAGCAGCTTAAGCAGAACAAGATTAAGCCTTTTGCCGTGATTGGCGTAGCGGGTACGACCGAAACTGGCAATATCGACCCTCTAAGAGAAATTGCAGAGGTATGTGCCGAGTCTGACTGCCACTTCCACGTGGATGCAGCTTGGGGGGGCGCAACGCTGATGTCGAACAATCACCGTCATTTACTTGATGGTATTGAGTTAGCGGACTCTGTCACAATAGACGCGCATAAACAGCTCTACATCCCTATGGGTGCGGGTATGGTTTTGTTTAAGAAGCCAGACGCGATGACAGCGATTGAACATCATGCTCAATACATATTGCGTAAGGGTTCGAAAGACCTAGGTAGCCACACTCTAGAAGGCTCTCGTTCCGGTATGGCGATGCTCGTTTATGCGTCAATGCATATCATCAGCCGCCCTGGCTATGAGCTGCTGATCGACCAAAGCATCAACAAAGCACGTTATTTCGCTGACCTGATTAAAGAACAAAGTGATTTTGAGTTAGTGTCCGAGCCAGAGCTGTGCCTACTGACGTATCGCTATCTCCCTGAATCAGTAAAAGCCGCCTTGCTAAAAGCTGGTGCTCAACAACGTGTTGAATTGAATGAGTTACTCAATGAGCTCACTAAATTTATTCAGAAGAAACAGCGTGAAACTGGCAAGTCTTTTGTTTCCAGAACCCGCTTGAATCCAGAAGCTTGGTCACATCAGCCGATCATTGTTTTCCGTGTTGTATTGGCAAACCCGCTTACAGGCAACGAGATACTCACCTCTGTTCTTGAAGAACAGCGTGCAATCTCTAAACTTGCACCAAACCTGATGGGCAAAATCAATAAACTGGTTACGCAAATCAACGCATAG
- a CDS encoding TetR/AcrR family transcriptional regulator — MAPRSTTKDKILDVAEGLFAEHGFNDTSLRTITGKANVNLASVNYHFGDKKTLVRAVLNRYLEAFMPALQDALVNLNLNETYSMSDVFESLRQPLRALNDVRPNGTSRFMLLIGRGYTDVQGHLRWFITTRYSEVLTLFTSSVMKANPNLTQEQLFWRLHFTLGTCVFTMASSQALIEIAENDYDRKIDAKAVVDILIPYLAAGMSAKE; from the coding sequence ATGGCACCAAGAAGTACAACCAAAGACAAAATCTTAGATGTGGCTGAAGGCTTATTTGCTGAGCACGGTTTTAATGACACCTCTTTACGCACTATTACGGGTAAAGCCAATGTCAATCTTGCTTCAGTGAACTACCACTTTGGCGATAAGAAGACTCTGGTTCGTGCCGTATTAAATCGATACTTAGAAGCATTTATGCCTGCACTGCAAGACGCTTTAGTGAACTTAAACTTGAACGAAACGTATTCTATGAGTGATGTGTTTGAGTCTTTAAGGCAGCCACTAAGAGCACTGAATGATGTAAGGCCAAATGGTACGAGTCGATTTATGTTACTCATCGGTCGAGGTTATACGGATGTGCAAGGTCACTTGCGTTGGTTCATTACTACTCGCTACAGCGAAGTACTGACCCTGTTTACCAGCTCAGTGATGAAAGCCAACCCGAACCTCACTCAAGAACAGTTATTTTGGCGATTGCACTTCACCCTAGGGACTTGTGTATTCACCATGGCATCTAGCCAGGCTCTGATAGAAATTGCAGAGAATGACTATGACAGAAAAATAGATGCTAAGGCAGTGGTCGATATTCTCATTCCATATTTGGCCGCTGGCATGTCAGCAAAAGAATAA
- a CDS encoding GrxA family glutaredoxin, with product MFVVIFGRPACPFCVRAKEHAETLKAKRDDFNYRYVDIHAEGISKADLEKTVGKPVDTVPQIFIDQDHIGGCTEFEAYAKENLGLFD from the coding sequence ATGTTTGTAGTTATTTTTGGTCGCCCTGCTTGCCCATTCTGTGTTCGTGCAAAAGAGCATGCTGAAACTCTTAAAGCTAAACGCGATGACTTCAACTACCGTTACGTTGACATCCACGCTGAAGGCATCAGCAAAGCTGACCTAGAGAAGACTGTTGGTAAGCCAGTAGACACAGTGCCACAAATCTTCATCGATCAAGACCACATCGGCGGCTGCACAGAATTTGAAGCATACGCAAAAGAAAACCTAGGTCTTTTCGACTAA
- the fabV gene encoding enoyl-ACP reductase FabV produces the protein MIIKPRIRGFICTTTHPVGCEANVKEQIAYTKAQGPIANAPKRVLVVGSSSGYGLSSRIAAAFGGGASTIGVFFEKAGTEKKTGTAGFYNSAAFDKLAKEEGLYSKSLNGDAFSNEAKQKTIDLIKEDLGQIDMVVYSLASPVRKMPETGEVIRSALKPIGETYTSTAVDTNKDAIIEASVEPATEEEIKDTVTVMGGEDWELWINALSEAGVLADGCKTVAYSYIGTELTWPIYWDGALGKAKMDLDRAASALNEKLGQTGGTANVAVLKSVVTQASSAIPVMPLYIAMVFKKMREEGIHEGCMEQIFRMFSQRLYKEDGSAAEVDEVNRLRLDDLELRDDIQEHCRNLWPQITTENLKELTDYVEYKEEFLKLFGFGVEGVDYEADVNPAVEFDVADI, from the coding sequence ATGATCATCAAACCTCGAATTCGCGGATTCATCTGTACTACAACACATCCAGTCGGTTGTGAAGCTAATGTAAAAGAACAAATTGCTTACACAAAAGCTCAAGGCCCAATCGCAAACGCACCTAAACGTGTACTAGTTGTTGGCTCTTCAAGTGGCTACGGCTTGTCTTCACGTATTGCGGCAGCATTTGGTGGCGGCGCTTCTACTATCGGTGTTTTCTTCGAGAAAGCCGGTACTGAGAAAAAAACTGGCACAGCTGGTTTCTACAACTCAGCAGCGTTCGACAAGCTAGCTAAAGAAGAAGGCCTGTATTCAAAAAGCCTTAACGGCGATGCTTTCTCTAACGAAGCAAAACAGAAAACAATTGACCTGATCAAAGAAGATCTAGGTCAGATCGATATGGTTGTGTACTCACTGGCGTCTCCAGTGCGTAAAATGCCAGAGACTGGCGAAGTAATTCGTTCAGCTCTTAAGCCTATCGGCGAAACGTACACATCTACAGCTGTAGATACAAACAAAGATGCGATCATTGAAGCAAGCGTTGAGCCTGCTACTGAAGAAGAGATCAAAGACACTGTTACTGTAATGGGCGGTGAAGATTGGGAACTTTGGATCAACGCACTTTCTGAAGCGGGTGTTCTAGCTGACGGTTGTAAGACTGTTGCTTACAGCTACATCGGTACTGAACTAACGTGGCCAATCTACTGGGATGGCGCGCTAGGTAAAGCTAAGATGGATCTAGATCGTGCAGCGTCAGCGCTAAACGAAAAACTAGGCCAAACTGGCGGTACTGCAAACGTGGCTGTTCTTAAGTCTGTTGTGACTCAAGCAAGTTCTGCGATTCCTGTTATGCCTCTTTACATCGCTATGGTGTTCAAGAAGATGCGTGAAGAAGGTATTCACGAAGGTTGTATGGAACAGATCTTCCGTATGTTCAGCCAACGTCTATACAAAGAAGATGGCAGCGCAGCAGAAGTTGATGAAGTGAACCGTCTACGTCTAGACGACCTAGAACTTCGTGACGACATTCAAGAGCATTGTCGTAACCTATGGCCTCAAATCACAACTGAAAACCTGAAAGAACTGACTGACTACGTTGAGTACAAAGAAGAGTTCTTGAAGCTGTTCGGTTTCGGTGTTGAAGGCGTTGATTACGAAGCTGACGTTAACCCAGCTGTTGAATTTGATGTAGCTGACATCTAA
- a CDS encoding acyl-CoA dehydrogenase has protein sequence MSSLRQKWVSDPAFKLFKKVLPPLSSTEKEAMEAGSVWWDGELFSGKPDFTKLHQYPKPQLTAEEQSFMDNELETLLAMLDDHKIVKEDRDLPEEVWNFLRKERFFSLIIAKGYGGREFSAHANSTIVTKIATRSISTAVSVMVPNSLGPGELLSHYGTQDQKDYWLPRLADGTDIPCFALTGPEAGSDAGGIPDVGTVCMGMHEGKETLGIKLNWNKRYITLAPVATVLGLAFKLHDPEKLLGDKEDIGITCALIPADHEGVVIGERHDPLGLAFMNGPTRGHDVFIPMEWLIGGADYAGKGWRMLVECLSAGRGISLPALGTAMGHLTAKTTGAYAYVRKQFGMSIGKFEGVAESLGRIGGLTYLLEATRTLTTTSLDMKEKPGIVTAIAKYHMTEMARTILNDSMDIHSGRAIQDGPMNYLAAPYLGIPVAITVEGANILTRNLMIFGQGATRCHPYVLSEMEAAANPDEKQGAKDFDSLLFKHISHATKNTFGAFGAALTGSKFIKADMSGPTKPYYQDLTRLSRALAVSADFAMLTLGGELKRKELISARLGDGLSYLYMASAALKKYEDEGRQQADLDYVHYAVQHCFHNAAKSLQEAYRNFPNKMVGKVLKGLVFPVGNHFEKPSDNLTVQLAESLMTPGAHRERLTHLCYIGKEEDDSVGLMENAFNAMYSIKPLERKIFKAVKEGKVARKGLLADKLAQALAADVLTQEEVDQIIAADKLRYTAIQVDHFSHDFSETLTRKELKPKLNSVA, from the coding sequence ATGAGCTCTCTAAGACAAAAATGGGTAAGTGACCCAGCTTTTAAACTCTTTAAAAAAGTACTACCACCACTATCTAGCACCGAGAAAGAAGCGATGGAAGCGGGTAGCGTGTGGTGGGACGGAGAGCTGTTTTCTGGTAAGCCAGATTTCACTAAGCTTCACCAGTACCCAAAACCTCAGCTGACAGCAGAAGAGCAATCGTTCATGGATAATGAACTTGAAACTTTGCTCGCTATGCTTGATGACCACAAAATTGTGAAAGAAGACAGAGACCTTCCAGAGGAAGTTTGGAACTTCTTACGCAAAGAGCGTTTCTTCTCGCTAATTATCGCGAAAGGGTACGGCGGTCGTGAGTTTTCGGCGCACGCCAACTCTACAATCGTAACCAAGATTGCAACTCGTAGTATCAGTACTGCGGTTTCGGTAATGGTTCCAAACTCTCTTGGCCCTGGTGAGCTACTGTCTCACTACGGTACTCAAGATCAAAAAGACTACTGGCTCCCACGTCTTGCTGACGGTACAGATATCCCTTGTTTCGCACTAACAGGCCCTGAAGCGGGTTCTGATGCGGGTGGTATCCCTGATGTCGGCACTGTGTGTATGGGCATGCACGAAGGCAAAGAGACACTAGGCATCAAGCTTAACTGGAATAAGCGCTACATTACGCTAGCACCAGTGGCGACGGTACTCGGTCTGGCTTTCAAATTGCACGATCCAGAAAAACTACTGGGTGACAAAGAAGACATTGGTATCACTTGTGCGCTTATCCCAGCTGACCACGAAGGCGTTGTGATTGGTGAGCGTCATGACCCTCTTGGTCTTGCGTTTATGAATGGTCCAACTCGCGGTCACGATGTGTTTATTCCTATGGAATGGCTAATCGGTGGCGCAGATTACGCAGGTAAAGGCTGGCGTATGCTGGTGGAATGTCTGTCTGCAGGTCGTGGTATCTCATTACCAGCACTTGGCACGGCGATGGGTCACCTAACTGCGAAAACGACTGGCGCATACGCTTATGTTCGTAAGCAGTTCGGTATGTCGATTGGTAAATTTGAAGGTGTTGCAGAGAGCTTAGGCCGTATTGGTGGTTTAACGTATCTATTAGAAGCGACTCGTACACTGACAACCACTTCACTTGATATGAAAGAGAAGCCGGGTATCGTAACGGCAATCGCGAAGTATCACATGACAGAAATGGCTCGTACTATTCTGAATGACTCGATGGATATCCACTCAGGTCGTGCAATTCAAGATGGCCCAATGAACTACTTGGCTGCGCCTTACCTAGGTATTCCAGTTGCTATCACAGTAGAAGGTGCGAACATCCTAACTCGTAACCTGATGATCTTCGGTCAAGGTGCGACACGTTGTCACCCATACGTATTGAGCGAAATGGAAGCGGCAGCGAACCCAGACGAGAAGCAAGGTGCAAAAGACTTTGATAGCTTGTTGTTCAAGCACATCTCACACGCAACTAAAAACACGTTCGGTGCTTTTGGTGCGGCACTAACGGGTTCTAAGTTCATTAAAGCCGACATGAGTGGCCCAACGAAGCCTTACTACCAAGATCTGACTCGTTTAAGCCGTGCGCTTGCAGTCAGTGCGGATTTCGCAATGCTGACGCTAGGTGGCGAACTGAAACGTAAAGAACTTATCTCTGCACGTTTAGGTGATGGTCTAAGTTACCTATACATGGCGTCTGCTGCACTTAAAAAGTATGAAGACGAAGGTCGTCAACAAGCTGACTTAGACTACGTACACTACGCAGTTCAGCACTGTTTCCACAATGCGGCTAAATCACTACAAGAAGCGTACCGTAACTTCCCGAACAAGATGGTTGGCAAAGTACTTAAAGGTCTAGTTTTCCCTGTAGGTAACCACTTCGAAAAACCGAGTGATAACCTAACAGTTCAACTAGCAGAAAGCTTGATGACTCCGGGCGCACACCGTGAACGTCTGACTCACCTTTGCTACATCGGCAAGGAAGAGGATGATAGTGTTGGTCTTATGGAGAACGCTTTCAATGCGATGTACAGCATCAAGCCTCTGGAGCGTAAAATCTTCAAAGCAGTGAAAGAAGGCAAAGTGGCTCGTAAAGGCTTGCTGGCAGACAAACTGGCTCAGGCACTTGCTGCCGATGTTCTAACGCAAGAAGAAGTCGACCAAATTATTGCAGCTGATAAACTGCGTTACACAGCGATTCAAGTTGACCACTTCAGTCATGACTTTAGTGAAACTTTGACGCGAAAAGAGTTAAAACCTAAGCTAAATAGCGTTGCTTAG
- a CDS encoding iron-containing alcohol dehydrogenase: MFQFMTPTKIIFGDGALQASLSLFNQYGYSVLLVTGNTLERTSLVTDYLDAQSMRYQHIAVSGEPNIKMVEEAATSARRFKPDMVVAMGGGSAIDMGKALAAVLPNQGNLYDYVEVVGRNVPLKAKPLPFIAIPTTASTGAEVTKNAVLKSGQDQVKISLRSPDMLADVAIVDPTLTYGTNLYLSGRGAMDAFTHLMEAYVCGEPNSLTDMICEEGLRKLSGSVVKACVYDEPQARSDLAFASMLGGMAITNAKLGAAHGLASALGGKISAPHSVITARLAPFVMMENIAVAREQQRSDILARYQRIAQIVTGSIEAKEEDAISWLSEVLDTLKLPSLLEFGVCEAQFDEVSSDALKSVAIKGNPLPLNQERLVHILQQVCAECGCGGEYHETASMNQTAQIAPEQATESSFTIINSYASENNVVEKGNSWTI, translated from the coding sequence ATGTTTCAATTTATGACACCTACAAAGATCATCTTTGGTGATGGAGCACTTCAGGCTTCATTGTCCCTCTTTAATCAATACGGCTACAGCGTGTTATTGGTTACTGGCAACACGTTAGAACGCACTTCACTGGTCACCGATTATCTCGATGCGCAAAGCATGCGCTATCAACACATTGCCGTTTCCGGTGAACCCAATATCAAAATGGTCGAAGAGGCCGCCACTTCGGCACGCCGATTTAAGCCTGATATGGTGGTTGCAATGGGTGGAGGCAGTGCAATTGATATGGGGAAAGCGTTAGCAGCTGTTTTACCGAATCAAGGTAACTTATACGACTATGTGGAAGTTGTCGGTCGGAATGTACCACTCAAGGCTAAACCACTGCCGTTCATCGCGATTCCTACAACAGCGAGCACCGGCGCTGAAGTCACTAAAAACGCCGTGCTTAAGTCTGGACAAGATCAAGTCAAAATCAGCCTTCGAAGCCCCGATATGTTAGCCGACGTGGCGATTGTCGACCCGACCTTAACGTACGGCACCAACTTGTATTTATCAGGACGTGGCGCGATGGATGCCTTTACGCATCTAATGGAAGCTTATGTGTGTGGTGAACCTAATTCGCTCACCGATATGATCTGTGAGGAAGGGTTACGTAAGTTAAGTGGCTCTGTGGTTAAAGCGTGCGTTTATGATGAACCTCAAGCTCGCTCTGATCTTGCCTTTGCTTCTATGCTCGGTGGTATGGCAATAACCAATGCCAAGCTTGGAGCTGCGCACGGATTAGCTTCTGCGTTAGGGGGTAAGATATCCGCGCCACACAGTGTTATAACAGCACGCTTAGCGCCATTTGTGATGATGGAGAATATCGCAGTTGCGAGAGAGCAACAAAGAAGTGACATCTTAGCGCGCTATCAACGAATTGCTCAGATTGTTACTGGAAGTATTGAGGCAAAAGAGGAAGACGCGATTTCTTGGTTATCTGAAGTGTTGGACACGCTAAAGCTTCCAAGCCTACTGGAGTTTGGTGTCTGTGAAGCTCAGTTTGATGAGGTGTCTTCCGACGCGCTTAAATCTGTTGCGATAAAAGGAAACCCTTTACCGTTGAATCAAGAGAGGCTTGTACATATTCTTCAGCAGGTTTGTGCGGAATGCGGTTGTGGAGGGGAATACCATGAGACAGCCTCGATGAATCAAACAGCTCAAATAGCCCCAGAACAGGCTACGGAGTCGAGTTTTACTATTATTAACTCTTATGCGTCTGAGAATAATGTCGTAGAGAAAGGTAATAGCTGGACGATCTAA
- a CDS encoding MurR/RpiR family transcriptional regulator has translation MNTLEKIQKNLENFSKSERKVAEVIMASPQTAIHSSIATLAKMADVSEPTVNRFCRRLDTKGFPDFKLHLAQSLANGTPYVNRNVEEDDGPDAYTHKIFESTMACLDVAKNSLDAMQVNRAVDLLTQAKRISFFGLGASSAVAKDAQNKFIRFNIPITCFEDIVMQRMSCINCSDNDVIVLISHTGRTKSQVEIANLARENGATVIAITAKDSPLDKASSLSISLDVPEDTDVYMPMASRVVQMTVIDVLATGFTLRRGSGFRENLKRVKESLRDSRYEKYSQF, from the coding sequence ATGAATACATTAGAAAAAATACAAAAAAACCTGGAAAATTTCAGCAAGTCTGAGCGTAAAGTAGCCGAAGTAATTATGGCTTCCCCTCAAACTGCAATTCATTCTAGCATTGCTACCTTAGCTAAAATGGCTGACGTAAGTGAGCCTACAGTTAACCGCTTCTGTCGTCGTTTAGACACAAAGGGCTTCCCTGACTTTAAACTTCACCTAGCTCAAAGCTTGGCGAACGGTACACCTTACGTGAACCGTAATGTTGAAGAAGACGATGGCCCTGATGCTTATACACATAAGATTTTCGAATCGACTATGGCTTGTCTGGATGTTGCTAAAAACAGTCTAGACGCGATGCAAGTAAACCGAGCTGTTGACTTGCTAACTCAAGCAAAACGCATTTCGTTTTTTGGCCTGGGTGCATCTTCTGCCGTAGCGAAAGACGCTCAAAACAAGTTTATTCGTTTTAATATCCCAATCACGTGTTTTGAAGACATTGTGATGCAACGAATGAGCTGCATTAACTGCAGTGATAACGATGTTATTGTTCTTATCTCTCACACTGGCCGTACTAAAAGCCAAGTTGAGATTGCGAACCTGGCTCGTGAAAACGGCGCGACCGTTATTGCTATCACAGCAAAAGATTCTCCTCTAGATAAAGCGAGCTCGTTGTCTATTTCTCTGGATGTTCCAGAAGACACTGACGTTTACATGCCAATGGCAAGCCGCGTTGTTCAGATGACTGTTATCGACGTGTTAGCGACAGGCTTTACGCTTCGTCGTGGTTCTGGCTTCAGAGAGAACCTAAAGCGTGTGAAAGAGTCACTTCGTGATTCACGTTACGAGAAATACTCTCAGTTCTAA
- a CDS encoding lysine exporter LysO family protein: MFTGMIFIFAPLVVGYLFSISNTQTLEFINRSTSRLIYVILSLMGLSLAALDNLGSNLQTILLYTVTFFVCLSVCNLMALPAIDKLLPLKTDSSQKKLPLSSMAMESAKLILVVGSGLIAGLVLPIGLDWVDTASEWILFVLLFFIGIQLRNSGLTLRQILLNKHGMVIALTIIVTSMIGGVIAAYLLDIPLFKALAMSSGFGWYSLAGILMGDAFGPVYGGASFMLELLRELVALVLIPVLIRSYPCTSIGYAGATAMDFTLPVIQTTGGVRCVPIAIVSGFILSLLVPIMMLFFVSLAN, encoded by the coding sequence ATGTTTACAGGGATGATCTTTATATTTGCGCCACTCGTCGTGGGGTATCTTTTTTCTATATCAAACACTCAGACGTTAGAGTTCATTAATCGCTCGACGTCTAGGCTGATCTACGTAATCCTATCGCTTATGGGGCTGAGCTTAGCCGCGCTCGATAACCTAGGCAGTAATCTACAGACAATCCTTCTTTATACTGTCACTTTCTTTGTCTGTTTAAGCGTATGCAACCTAATGGCGCTGCCAGCAATCGATAAATTACTGCCGCTTAAAACTGACAGCAGCCAGAAAAAGCTCCCCCTATCATCAATGGCGATGGAATCTGCAAAATTGATTCTGGTGGTCGGTTCTGGCCTCATTGCGGGCTTAGTTCTCCCAATAGGGCTTGATTGGGTCGACACTGCAAGTGAATGGATTCTATTCGTTCTTCTGTTCTTTATTGGCATTCAACTGCGCAATAGCGGATTGACCCTCAGACAAATCTTACTGAACAAACACGGCATGGTGATCGCTCTTACGATTATCGTGACCTCAATGATCGGTGGCGTGATTGCCGCTTACTTACTTGATATACCCCTCTTTAAAGCTTTAGCAATGTCATCCGGATTCGGTTGGTATTCCCTGGCAGGCATTCTAATGGGTGACGCTTTTGGCCCAGTCTATGGTGGTGCATCGTTCATGCTTGAGCTACTAAGAGAGTTGGTGGCCCTAGTGCTGATCCCGGTGCTGATTCGCAGTTATCCGTGTACTTCTATTGGCTATGCTGGTGCAACCGCAATGGACTTCACCTTGCCTGTCATTCAAACAACAGGCGGCGTTCGATGTGTCCCTATCGCCATCGTCAGCGGGTTTATATTGAGTCTTCTCGTCCCGATTATGATGTTGTTCTTTGTATCTCTTGCTAACTAG